In Mixophyes fleayi isolate aMixFle1 chromosome 4, aMixFle1.hap1, whole genome shotgun sequence, the following proteins share a genomic window:
- the SPG21 gene encoding maspardin isoform X2 has translation MGAIKISPDYNWFRSTVPLKRIIVDDDDSKVWSLYDAGPRSVRCPIIFLPPVSGTADIFFHQILALTAWGYRVIALQYPVYWDHLEFCDGFRKLLDDLHLDKVHLFGASLGGFLAQKFAEYTHKSPRVQSLILCNAFSDTSIFNQTWTANSFWLMPAFMLKKIVLGNFSSGPVDPVMADAIDFMVDRLESLNQSELASRLTLNCQNSYVEPHKIKDIVVTIMDVFDQSALSTDAKEEMYKLYPNARRAHLKTGGNFPYLCRSAEVNLYVQIHLRQFHGTRHAAIDPSMVSAEELEVQKGNLQPSPEPQENEALP, from the exons ATGGGAGCCATCAAAATCTCCCCTGATTACAACTGGTTCCGCAGCACGGTTCCACTGAAGAGG ATTATTGTGGACGATGATGACAGTAAAGTATGGTCTCTGTATGATGCTGGCCCTCGCAGTGTGCGATGTCCCATTATATTCCTGCCACCTGTCAGTGGCACAGCAGATATCTTCTTCCATCAAATCCTGGCACTGACCGCGTGGGGTTACAGAGTCATTGCG CTTCAGTACCCGGTATATTGGGACCACCTGGAATTCTGCGATGGATTCCGAAAACTTCTGGATGATTTGCACTTGGAtaag GTGCACTTGTTTGGAGCATCTCTTGGTGGTTTTCTGGCCCAGAAGTTTGCAGAGTACACACACAAATCTCCTAGGGTCCAATCTCTCATCCTTTGTAATGCCTTCAGTGACACCTCCATCTTCAACCAGACCTGGACAGCAAACAG CTTTTGGCTCATGCCTGCATTCATGCTGAAGAAGATCGTTTTGGGAAACTTCTCATCTGGCCCAGTGGATCCGGTCATGGCTGATGCCATTGATTTTATGGTTGACCGG CTGGAAAGTCTGAATCAAAGTGAGCTTGCATCTCGTCTCACCCTAAATTGTCAGAACTCCTATGTGGAACCACATAAAATCAAGGACATCGTTGTCACCATTATGGAT GTATTCGATCAGAGCGCTCTGTCAACAGATGCTAAGGAGGAGATGTACAAGCTGTATCCTAATGCCAGGAGAGCCCACTTGAAGACAGGGGGAAACTTCCCTTACCTGTGCAGAAGTGCGGAAGTCAATCTCTATGTACAA aTTCACCTGCGTCAGTTTCATGGTACCAGACATGCGGCCATAGACCCATCCATGGTTAGTGCAGAGGAGCTGGAGGTACAGAAAGGCAACCTTCAACCTAGTCCGGAACCTCAAGAAAACGAAGCATTACCCTAA
- the SPG21 gene encoding maspardin isoform X1 produces the protein MGSPAILRELPSLPLRNMGAIKISPDYNWFRSTVPLKRIIVDDDDSKVWSLYDAGPRSVRCPIIFLPPVSGTADIFFHQILALTAWGYRVIALQYPVYWDHLEFCDGFRKLLDDLHLDKVHLFGASLGGFLAQKFAEYTHKSPRVQSLILCNAFSDTSIFNQTWTANSFWLMPAFMLKKIVLGNFSSGPVDPVMADAIDFMVDRLESLNQSELASRLTLNCQNSYVEPHKIKDIVVTIMDVFDQSALSTDAKEEMYKLYPNARRAHLKTGGNFPYLCRSAEVNLYVQIHLRQFHGTRHAAIDPSMVSAEELEVQKGNLQPSPEPQENEALP, from the exons ATGGGATCCCCAGCTATACTGAGGG AACTGCCTAGCCTTCCACTCCGCAACATGGGAGCCATCAAAATCTCCCCTGATTACAACTGGTTCCGCAGCACGGTTCCACTGAAGAGG ATTATTGTGGACGATGATGACAGTAAAGTATGGTCTCTGTATGATGCTGGCCCTCGCAGTGTGCGATGTCCCATTATATTCCTGCCACCTGTCAGTGGCACAGCAGATATCTTCTTCCATCAAATCCTGGCACTGACCGCGTGGGGTTACAGAGTCATTGCG CTTCAGTACCCGGTATATTGGGACCACCTGGAATTCTGCGATGGATTCCGAAAACTTCTGGATGATTTGCACTTGGAtaag GTGCACTTGTTTGGAGCATCTCTTGGTGGTTTTCTGGCCCAGAAGTTTGCAGAGTACACACACAAATCTCCTAGGGTCCAATCTCTCATCCTTTGTAATGCCTTCAGTGACACCTCCATCTTCAACCAGACCTGGACAGCAAACAG CTTTTGGCTCATGCCTGCATTCATGCTGAAGAAGATCGTTTTGGGAAACTTCTCATCTGGCCCAGTGGATCCGGTCATGGCTGATGCCATTGATTTTATGGTTGACCGG CTGGAAAGTCTGAATCAAAGTGAGCTTGCATCTCGTCTCACCCTAAATTGTCAGAACTCCTATGTGGAACCACATAAAATCAAGGACATCGTTGTCACCATTATGGAT GTATTCGATCAGAGCGCTCTGTCAACAGATGCTAAGGAGGAGATGTACAAGCTGTATCCTAATGCCAGGAGAGCCCACTTGAAGACAGGGGGAAACTTCCCTTACCTGTGCAGAAGTGCGGAAGTCAATCTCTATGTACAA aTTCACCTGCGTCAGTTTCATGGTACCAGACATGCGGCCATAGACCCATCCATGGTTAGTGCAGAGGAGCTGGAGGTACAGAAAGGCAACCTTCAACCTAGTCCGGAACCTCAAGAAAACGAAGCATTACCCTAA